The proteins below come from a single Acinonyx jubatus isolate Ajub_Pintada_27869175 chromosome A1, VMU_Ajub_asm_v1.0, whole genome shotgun sequence genomic window:
- the SPATA13 gene encoding spermatogenesis-associated protein 13 isoform X8 translates to MDDQELGFKAGDVIQVLEASNKDWWWGRSEDKEAWFPASFVRLRVNQEELSENSSSTQGEEQEEDVGKNRHRHLESKHQMRTNVIQEIMNTERVYIKHLKDICEGYIRQCRKHTGMFTVAQLATIFGNIEDIYKFQRKFLKDLEKQYNKEEPHLSEIGSCFLQHQEGFAIYSEYCNNHPGACAELSRLMKQGRYRHFFEACRLLQQMIDIAIDGFLLTPVQKICKYPLQLAELLKYTTQEHSDYNNIKAAYEAMKNVACLINERKRRLESIDKIARWQVSIVGWEGLDILERSSELIHSGELTQVSRHGKSQQRTFFLFDHQLVSCKKDLLRRDVLYYRGRTDMDEVRLVDLEDGRDKDWNLSVKNAFKLVSKTTDEVHLFCAKKQEDKARWLQACGDERRRVREDREMGMEISENQKKLAMLNAQKAGHGKSKGYSACPVALPHQSLHPLHQRHVTVPTSVPQQQVFALAEPKRKPSLFWHTFNKLTPFKK, encoded by the exons ATGGACGACCAGGAACTGGGCTTCAAGGCCGGAGATGTCATCCAGGTTCTGGAAGCCTCTAACAAGGACTGGTGGTGGGGCCGGAGTGAAGACAAGGAAGCCTGGTTCCCCGCAAGCTTTGTCAGA TTGCGTGTCAATCAGGAAGAGCTGTCGGAGAATTCCAGCAGCACCCAGggtgaggagcaggaggaggatgTCGGCAAGAACCGCCACAGACACTTGGAGAGCAAGCACCAGATGAGGACCAATGTCATCCAGGAGATCATGAACACTGAGCGGGTGTACATCAAGCACCTCAAGGACATCTGTGAG GGCTATATCCGACAGTGTCGCAAACACACGGGAATGTTCACTGTTGCGCAACTAGCCACCATTTTTGGAAACAttgaagatatttacaaattccAAAGAAAGTTCCTGAAAGACCTTGAGAAACAGTACAATAAAGAGGAACCTCATTTAAGTGAAATAGGATCCTGCTTTCTGCAACAT CAAGAGGGCTTTGCCATCTACTCCGAGTACTGTAACAACCACCCGGGCGCCTGCGCGGAGCTGTCCCGCCTGATGAAGCAGGGCCGCTACCGACACTTCTTCGAAGCCTGCCGCCTGCTGCAGCAGATGATCGACATCGCCATCGACGGGTTCCTGCTGACGCCGGTGCAGAAGATCTGCAAGTACCCTCTGCAGCTGGCCGAGCTGCTCAAGTACACCACGCAGGAGCACAG TGATTACAACAATATAAAGGCAGCCTACGAAGCCATGAAGAACGTAGCCTGTTTGATCAATGAGCGCAAGCGCAGGCTGGAAAGCATAGACAAGATAGCACGGTGGCAGGTGTCCATCGTGGGCTGGGAG GGGCTGGATATCCTCGAGCGGAGCTCGGAACTGATCCACTCCGGGGAGCTGACCCAGGTCAGCAGGCACGGCAAGAGCCAGCAGCGGACGTTCTTCCTGTTTGACCACCAGCTGGTGTCGTGCAAGAAGGACCTGCTGCGCAGGGACGTGCTCTACTACCGAGGCCGCACGGACATGGACGAGGTGCGGCTTGTGGACCTGGAGGACGGGCGGGACAAGGACTGGAACCTCAGCGTGAAGAACGCGTTCAAGCTCGTCAGCAAAACCACCGACGAGGTTCACCTGTTCTGTGCCAAGAAGCAGGAAGACAAGGCGAGGTGGCTGCAGGCCTGCGGCGACGAGAGGAGGCGCGTGCGGGAGGACCGCGAGATGG GAATGGAAAtttcagaaaatcaaaagaaactcGCCATGCTAAATGCTCAAAAGGCAGGACATGGGAAGTCAAAGG GCTACAGCGCGTGCCCGGTGGCCCTGCCGCACCAGAGCTTGCACCCCCTTCACCAGCGCCACGTGACCGTGCCCACCAGCGTCCCCCAGCAGCAGGTGTTCGCCCTGGCAGAACCCAAGAGGAAGCCTTCGCTCTTCTGGCACACGTTCAACAAACTCACCCCTTTCAAGAAGTGA